In one window of Camelina sativa cultivar DH55 chromosome 15, Cs, whole genome shotgun sequence DNA:
- the LOC104744942 gene encoding formin-like protein 10 isoform X1, which produces MDYAIIIIIIIFSLLSCASSPLSYASPASFSRRHLLQTPPADPSTFSPPFFPLYSSSSPPPPPSPPQPLPPPAPTFATFPANISALVLPRSPQSHTPSRTLLIPAISAVLAVATLLGLSLFLYGRWRGQTRHFKEESKSLASSSSDITKSEQQQTPQCPQTRNNNTTENKLSVAPSTSDVLYLGNVATSSGSVFVKPASPEISPLPPLPARSFLLQHNSDKEAEEEEDDDFYSPLASIAGQEPRDRRTNPYSNCSCSISSHSDSPAMSPSATISPPMNSTAPHWSTNQNPQSSSSPERTVRNNKRYGGASLRMFSLWNQNLGFPRISSASTSPERGMIRTPDAYARSSMYSSVSTTPDRFFRKVLDSSPPRWNDFSRNVKSLFLSSTSASPARDFCINISESSRSLKPSWENPEFATTEQSDSAAAVSVTIPPPQRPPPAMPEPPPLVPPSQSFMVQKSGKKLSFSELPQSCWEGTTERPKPKLKPLPWDRVRPSSRRTTTWDRLPYNSSNANSKQRSLSCDLPMLNQESKVLDPIKSQNVATLLTILKLTTNDVCQALRDGNYEALGVELLDSLARVVPSEEEEKKLSSYSDDSVIKLAPSERFLKELLNVPFVFKRVDALLFVVSFDSKVKHLKGSLRVIQAACEALRNSRMLVRLVGAVLETGIKSGNAHAFKLEALLELVDIKSVDGRTSILHSVVQNITESEGIKGLTVVRNLSSVLDDVKKSADLDYGVLRSDVAKLYQGVQKVSEVLLLCEETGHNQEQHWWKFKESMTRFLETATEEIKKIEREEGSTLFAVKKITEYFHVDSAKEEAQLLKVFVIVRDFLNILDGVCKKMQVTREESALA; this is translated from the exons atgGACTAcgctatcatcatcatcatcatcatcttctccctcCTATCATGCGCATCCTCTCCCTTATCATACGCCTCTCCGGCTAGTTTCAGTCGCCGTCACCTTCTACAAACTCCTCCAGCTGACCCTTCCACATTTTCGCCGCCGTTCTTCCCACTTTACAGCTCc tcctctcctcctcctcctccttccccACCGCAGCCTCTTCCGCCTCCGGCCCCTACGTTCGCGACATTTCCGGCCAACATCTCAGCCCTCGTCCTCCCTCGCTCTCCTCAATCTCACACTCCTTCCCGTACACTCCTTATCCCAGCTATCTCCGCCGTGCTCGCCGTCGCAACACTACTCGGCCTGTCTTTGTTTCTCTACGGACGGTGGCGAGGGCAAACCCGTCATTTTAAAGAAGAATCCAAGagcttagcttcttcttcttcagacatTACCAAATCCGAACAACAACAAACTCCTCAATGTCcccaaacaagaaacaacaacacaactGAAAACAAACTCTCTGTAGCTCCTTCTACTTCCGATGTCCTCTACCTCGGCAACGTCGCTACTTCCTCCGGTTCTGTTTTCGTTAAACCGGCCTCACCTGAGATCTCTCCTCTCCCGCCATTACCTGCTCGTAGCTTCCTCCTGCAACACAACTCCGataaagaagcagaagaagaagaagacgatgactTCTACTCGCCTCTGGCGTCTATAGCTGGTCAAGAACCACGAGACCGGAGAACTAATCCGTACAGCAACTGCTCTTGCTCTATCTCTTCACACTCAGATTCTCCGGCGATGTCACCGTCCGCTACGATTTCTCCGCCGATGAACTCTACCGCTCCACATTGGTCAACTAACCAAAACCCTCAGTCTTCGTCTTCACCGGAGAGAACCGTAAGGAACAATAAAAGATACGGTGGTGCGTCTCTGAGAATGTTTAGCCTCTGGAAtcaaaatctagggtttccAAGAATCTCCTCTGCTTCTACGTCACCAGAGAGAGGTATGATTAGAACTCCAGACGCATACGCTCGTTCTTCTATGTACTCTTCAGTCTCCACCACGCCGGATCGTTTTTTCCGGAAGGTTCTGGACTCTTCGCCGCCGAGATGGAACGATTTCAGTCGAAATGTTAAGTCTTTGTTCCTTTCTTCAACTTCTGCTTCACCAGCTAGAGATTTTTGTATCAACATCTCTGAATCTTCAAGAAGTTTGAAACCTTCTTGGGAAAATCCAGAGTTTGCTACAACTGAACAGAGCGACTCGGCTGCAGCTGTTTCTGTTACTATTCCTCCTCCACAACGGCCACCGCCGGCAATGCCGGAGCCTCCTCCTCTTGTGCCACCGTCACAGTCTTTTATGGTTCAGAAATCTGGAAAAAAGCTATCTTTCTCTGAGTTACCACAGAGTTGTTGGGAAGGAACAACAGAGCGACCAAAGCCAAAGCTGAAACCTTTGCCTTGGGACAGAGTCCGACCAAGTTCTCGCCGGACAACTACATGGGACCGTCTTCCGTATAACTCTTCAAATGCTAACTCAAAACAGAGAAGTCTTAGCTGTGATCTTCCGATGCTAAATCAAGAGAGCAAAGTTTTAGATCCAATAAAGAGTCAAAATGTTGCTACTCTTCTTACAATACTTAAGCTTACCACAAATGATGTCTGTCAGGCACTTCGAGATG GTAACTATGAAGCACTTGGAGTTGAGCTTCTTGATAGTTTAGCAAGAGTGGTACcgagcgaagaagaagagaagaagttgagtAGCTATAGTGATGATTCAGTGATCAAGCTTGCCCCATCAGAGAGGTTTCTCAAGGAATTGCTTAATGTGCCTTTCGTGTTCAAACGGGTTGATGCATTGCTCTTTGTTGTTAGTTTTGACTCCAAAGTCAAACACTTGAAAGGATCACTCCGCGTTATACAG GCTGCTTGTGAGGCACTGCGAAATAGCAGGATGTTAGTGAGACTTGTTGGAGCTGTCTTAGAGACAGGAATAAAGAGCGGTAATGCTCATGCCTTCAAACTTGAGGCGCTCCTCGAGCTTGTCGATATCAAATCTGTAGATGGAAGAACCAGTATCTTGCATTCTGTTGTACAGAACATCACAGAATCAGAAGGCATCAAAGGGCTAACCGTTGTGAGAAATCTGAGTTCAGTACTTGACGATGTCAAGAAATCTGCAGATTTGGACTACGGCGTTCTAAGAAGCGATGTGGCGAAGCTTTATCAAGGAGTTCAGAAAGTAAGTGAGGTTCTGCTACTGTGTGAGGAGACAGGACATAATCAAGAACAGCATTGGTGGAAATTCAAGGAGTCGATGACCCGTTTCTTGGAAACGGCTACTGAGGAGATTAAAAAgatagaaagagaagaaggttcCACACTCTTTGCAGTGAAAAAGATCACAGAGTATTTCCATGTTGATTCCGCAAAGGAAGAAGCTCAGCTATTGAAAGTATTCGTAATTGTGAGAGACTTCTTGAACATTCTAGATGGAGTATGCAAGAAAATGCAGGTGACTAGAGAAGAGAGTGCGCTGGCTTAG
- the LOC104744942 gene encoding formin-like protein 10 isoform X2, giving the protein MDYAIIIIIIIFSLLSCASSPLSYASPASFSRRHLLQTPPADPSTFSPPFFPLYSSSSPPPPPSPPQPLPPPAPTFATFPANISALVLPRSPQSHTPSRTLLIPAISAVLAVATLLGLSLFLYGRWRGQTRHFKEESKSLASSSSDITKSEQQQTPQCPQTRNNNTTENKLSVAPSTSDVLYLGNVATSSGSVFVKPASPEISPLPPLPARSFLLQHNSDKEAEEEEEDDDFYSPLASIAGQEPRDRRTNPYSNCSCSISSHSDSPAMSPSATISPPMNSTAPHWSTNQNPQSSSSPERTVRNNKRYGGASLRMFSLWNQNLGFPRISSASTSPERGMIRTPDAYARSSMYSSVSTTPDRFFRKVLDSSPPRWNDFSRNVKSLFLSSTSASPARDFCINISESSRSLKPSWENPEFATTEQSDSAAAVSVTIPPPQRPPPAMPEPPPLVPPSQSFMVQKSGKKLSFSELPQSCWEGTTERPKPKLKPLPWDRVRPSSRRTTTWDRLPYNSSNANSKQRSLSCDLPMLNQESKVLDPIKSQNVATLLTILKLTTNDVCQALRDGNYEALGVELLDSLARVVPSEEEEKKLSSYSDDSVIKLAPSERFLKELLNVPFVFKRVDALLFVVSFDSKVKHLKGSLRVIQAACEALRNSRMLVRLVGAVLETGIKSGNAHAFKLEALLELVDIKSVDGRTSILHSVVQNITESEGIKGLTVVRNLSSVLDDVKKSADLDYGVLRSDVAKLYQGVQKVSEVLLLCEETGHNQEQHWWKFKESMTRFLETATEEIKKIEREEGSTLFAVKKITEYFHVDSAKEEAQLLKVFVIVRDFLNILDGVCKKMQVTREESALA; this is encoded by the exons atgGACTAcgctatcatcatcatcatcatcatcttctccctcCTATCATGCGCATCCTCTCCCTTATCATACGCCTCTCCGGCTAGTTTCAGTCGCCGTCACCTTCTACAAACTCCTCCAGCTGACCCTTCCACATTTTCGCCGCCGTTCTTCCCACTTTACAGCTCctcctctcctcctcctcctccttccccACCGCAGCCTCTTCCGCCTCCGGCCCCTACGTTCGCGACATTTCCGGCCAACATCTCAGCCCTCGTCCTCCCTCGCTCTCCTCAATCTCACACTCCTTCCCGTACACTCCTTATCCCAGCTATCTCCGCCGTGCTCGCCGTCGCAACACTACTCGGCCTGTCTTTGTTTCTCTACGGACGGTGGCGAGGGCAAACCCGTCATTTTAAAGAAGAATCCAAGagcttagcttcttcttcttcagacatTACCAAATCCGAACAACAACAAACTCCTCAATGTCcccaaacaagaaacaacaacacaactGAAAACAAACTCTCTGTAGCTCCTTCTACTTCCGATGTCCTCTACCTCGGCAACGTCGCTACTTCCTCCGGTTCTGTTTTCGTTAAACCGGCCTCACCTGAGATCTCTCCTCTCCCGCCATTACCTGCTCGTAGCTTCCTCCTGCAACACAACTCCGataaagaagcaga agaagaagaagaagacgatgactTCTACTCGCCTCTGGCGTCTATAGCTGGTCAAGAACCACGAGACCGGAGAACTAATCCGTACAGCAACTGCTCTTGCTCTATCTCTTCACACTCAGATTCTCCGGCGATGTCACCGTCCGCTACGATTTCTCCGCCGATGAACTCTACCGCTCCACATTGGTCAACTAACCAAAACCCTCAGTCTTCGTCTTCACCGGAGAGAACCGTAAGGAACAATAAAAGATACGGTGGTGCGTCTCTGAGAATGTTTAGCCTCTGGAAtcaaaatctagggtttccAAGAATCTCCTCTGCTTCTACGTCACCAGAGAGAGGTATGATTAGAACTCCAGACGCATACGCTCGTTCTTCTATGTACTCTTCAGTCTCCACCACGCCGGATCGTTTTTTCCGGAAGGTTCTGGACTCTTCGCCGCCGAGATGGAACGATTTCAGTCGAAATGTTAAGTCTTTGTTCCTTTCTTCAACTTCTGCTTCACCAGCTAGAGATTTTTGTATCAACATCTCTGAATCTTCAAGAAGTTTGAAACCTTCTTGGGAAAATCCAGAGTTTGCTACAACTGAACAGAGCGACTCGGCTGCAGCTGTTTCTGTTACTATTCCTCCTCCACAACGGCCACCGCCGGCAATGCCGGAGCCTCCTCCTCTTGTGCCACCGTCACAGTCTTTTATGGTTCAGAAATCTGGAAAAAAGCTATCTTTCTCTGAGTTACCACAGAGTTGTTGGGAAGGAACAACAGAGCGACCAAAGCCAAAGCTGAAACCTTTGCCTTGGGACAGAGTCCGACCAAGTTCTCGCCGGACAACTACATGGGACCGTCTTCCGTATAACTCTTCAAATGCTAACTCAAAACAGAGAAGTCTTAGCTGTGATCTTCCGATGCTAAATCAAGAGAGCAAAGTTTTAGATCCAATAAAGAGTCAAAATGTTGCTACTCTTCTTACAATACTTAAGCTTACCACAAATGATGTCTGTCAGGCACTTCGAGATG GTAACTATGAAGCACTTGGAGTTGAGCTTCTTGATAGTTTAGCAAGAGTGGTACcgagcgaagaagaagagaagaagttgagtAGCTATAGTGATGATTCAGTGATCAAGCTTGCCCCATCAGAGAGGTTTCTCAAGGAATTGCTTAATGTGCCTTTCGTGTTCAAACGGGTTGATGCATTGCTCTTTGTTGTTAGTTTTGACTCCAAAGTCAAACACTTGAAAGGATCACTCCGCGTTATACAG GCTGCTTGTGAGGCACTGCGAAATAGCAGGATGTTAGTGAGACTTGTTGGAGCTGTCTTAGAGACAGGAATAAAGAGCGGTAATGCTCATGCCTTCAAACTTGAGGCGCTCCTCGAGCTTGTCGATATCAAATCTGTAGATGGAAGAACCAGTATCTTGCATTCTGTTGTACAGAACATCACAGAATCAGAAGGCATCAAAGGGCTAACCGTTGTGAGAAATCTGAGTTCAGTACTTGACGATGTCAAGAAATCTGCAGATTTGGACTACGGCGTTCTAAGAAGCGATGTGGCGAAGCTTTATCAAGGAGTTCAGAAAGTAAGTGAGGTTCTGCTACTGTGTGAGGAGACAGGACATAATCAAGAACAGCATTGGTGGAAATTCAAGGAGTCGATGACCCGTTTCTTGGAAACGGCTACTGAGGAGATTAAAAAgatagaaagagaagaaggttcCACACTCTTTGCAGTGAAAAAGATCACAGAGTATTTCCATGTTGATTCCGCAAAGGAAGAAGCTCAGCTATTGAAAGTATTCGTAATTGTGAGAGACTTCTTGAACATTCTAGATGGAGTATGCAAGAAAATGCAGGTGACTAGAGAAGAGAGTGCGCTGGCTTAG
- the LOC104744944 gene encoding F-box/LRR-repeat protein 12-like — translation MEVVSMSEYDDAETSITHLPDDCLSFIFQRLDNVADHDSFGLTCHRWLNIQNISRRSLQFQCSFTVLNPASLSQPSPDVNSYHLHRLLTRFQCLEHLSLSGCTLLNDSSLASLRFPGARLHSLYLDCCFGISDDGIFTIARFCPNLRVVSLYRCNISDIGLETLARASLPLMCVNLSYCPLVSDLGIKVLSQACLQLKSVKISNCKSITGVGFNGCSPTLGYVDAESCQLEPKGINGIISGGGIEFLNLSRVSSYIHKDGLVPIGSGIASKLRILNLRMCRTVGDESIEAIAKGCPVLQEWNLALCHEVKVLGWEAVGKWCRNLKKLHVNRCRNFCDQGLRALRGGCTNLQILYMSGNARLTPVAVVMFRLYRTDVTLRTEEMMAIGADWRLYAQE, via the coding sequence ATGGAGGTTGTGTCTATGTCTGAGTATGATGATGCTGAGACCTCCATTACCCATCTTCCAGATGATtgtctttcttttatcttccaacGACTTGATAATGTTGCTGACCATGATTCATTCGGTTTGACTTGTCATCGCTGGCTCAACATCCAAAACATAAGCCGTCGCTCTTTACAGTTTCAGTGTTCTTTCACTGTCCTGAACCCTGCAAGTCTGTCTCAGCCGAGTCCTGATGTGAATTCCTATCATCTCCACAGGCTTCTCACTCGTTTCCAGTGCTTGGAGCATCTTTCGCTTTCTGGTTGCACGTTACTTAATGATTCAAGCCTCGCCTCTCTCAGGTTTCCCGGTGCAAGACTGCATAGTCTTTACTTAGATTGTTGCTTTGGTATTTCTGATGATGGGATCTTTACAATTGCTAGGTTTTGTCCCAATCTAAGAGTGGTTAGTCTCTACCGCTGCAATATCAGTGACATTGGGTTAGAAACTTTAGCTAGGGCTTCCTTGCCTTTAATGTGTGTGAATCTCTCGTATTGCCCTCTGGTGTCTGATTTGGGGATAAAGGTATTGTCACAAGCATGCTTGCAGCTTAAGTCAGTGAAGATCTCAAACTGCAAGAGCATAACCGGTGTTGGCTTCAACGGCTGTTCTCCAACTCTAGGCTATGTGGATGCTGAGTCTTGTCAGCTTGAGCCCAAGGGTATAAATGGGATCATTAGCGGAGGTGGGATTGAGTTTCTTAACCTTTCACGTGTAAGTTCCTACATCCACAAAGATGGGTTGGTACCTATTGGCTCTGGGATTGCATCAAAACTTAGAATCTTGAACCTAAGGATGTGCAGAACGGTTGGTGATGAATCCATCGAAGCTATAGCAAAAGGTTGTCCAGTGCTCCAAGAGTGGAACTTGGCTCTGTGTCATGAAGTTAAGGTTTTGGGATGGGAAGCCGTAGGAAAGTGGTGCCGTAACTTGAAGAAACTCCATGTGAACCGTTGTAGGAACTTCTGTGACCAAGGGTTGCGTGCTCTACGAGGTGGTTGCACGAACCTCCAGATTCTCTACATGAGCGGGAATGCTAGGCTGACCCCTGTAGCAGTTGTGATGTTCAGGTTATATAGAACCGATGTAACATTAAGGACAGAGGAAATGATGGCCATAGGAGCAGACTGGAGACTATATGCACAAGAATGA
- the LOC104744948 gene encoding peroxisomal membrane protein 13-like → MASQPTGGSPPKPWEQEGNTSGPNPFRPPSNTSTAGSVEASGTANPGEVVSSINRTNTSPNMNALTRPVPTRPWEQQNYGTTMGGYGSNLGVNSGYGSGTYGSALGGYGSSYGGGMYGGGSSMYRGGYGGGGGLYGSSGMYGGGGMYGGTMGGGYGMGMGTGMGMGMGMGMSPYGGQDPNDPYNQPPSPPGFWISFLRVMQGAVNFFGRVAMLIDQNTQAFHMFMSALLQLFDRGGMLYGELARFVLRMLGVRTKPRKMQQPPQGPNGRPLPHQPNGNQNYIEGPKAAAPAPGGGGGWDNVWGN, encoded by the exons ATGGCATCTCAGCCGACAG GTGGCAGTCCTCCTAAACCTTGGGAACAAGAAGGAAATACATCTGGTCCTAATCCTTTCAGGCCTCCTTCAAATACTAGCACGGCTGGTTCAGTTGAAGCTTCTGGCACAGCTAATCCTGGTGAAGTTGTTTCATCTATAAACAGGACTAATACATCTCCTAATATGAATGCACTGACTAGGCCTGTACCGACTAGACCTTGGGAGCAGCAGAATTACGGGACCACTATGGGAG GTTATGGTTCAAATCTAGGTGTGAACTCTGGGTATGGGTCAGGTACATATGGTTCAGCATTAGGTGGGTATGGTTCATCATATGGTGGTGGAATGTATGGAGGAGGTAGTAGCATGTATAGAGGAGGTTACGGTGGCGGTGGTGGTCTATATGGAAGTTCGGGCATGTATGGTGGAGGTGGGATGTATGGTGGCACGATGGGTGGTGGTTATGGTATGGGTATGGGAACGGGAATGGGGATGGGGATGGGGATGGGAATGAGTCCTTATGGTGGTCAAGATCCAAATGACCCTTACAATCAACCTCCATCTCCACCAGGCTTCTGGATTTCATTTCTCCGTGTG ATGCAAGGTGCTGTGAATTTCTTTGGCCGTGTAGCGATGCTTATAGATCAAAACACGCAGGCCTTTCACATGTTCATGTCTGCGCTTCTTCAG CTGTTTGATCGTGGTGGTATGTTATATGGAGAATTAGCAAGATTTGTATTGCGTATGCTTGGGGTAAGAACAAAGCCTAGAAAGATGCAGCAGCCACCACAAGGGCCTAACGGACGCCCTTTACCCCACCAGCCAAATGGAAACCAGAACTACATCGAGGGGCCTAAAGCTGCTGCACCAGCACCAGGTGGTGGCGGTGGTTGGGACAATGTATGGGGAAACTAA
- the LOC104744947 gene encoding uncharacterized protein LOC104744947 isoform X1 encodes MAASANPSGNNQEGSSATQKVSTSSAAAAATTNGGAVNSVDNGGAAADNNSQTIGALRHNSGISTDWTHEEQSLLEDLLLKYATEPSVFRYAKIAMKMKDKTVRDVALRCRWMTKKENGKRRKDDHSSRKKDKKQEKTTDSSAKSSSHLNVHPNGPSYAPPMLPVDADDGISYKAIGGLSGDLLEQNAQLFNQVSSNFSAFQLHENVNLLSKVRDNILTILNDLNDMPEVMKQMPPLPVKVNEDLANSILPRPSHPSHPSQQMKP; translated from the exons ATGGCGGCGAGCGCAAACCCGTCGGGGAACAATCAGGAAGGTTCTTCGGCGACGCAGAAGGTATCGACTTCTTCAGCAGCGGCGGCGGCGACGACGAATGGCGGTGCTGTAAATTCTGTCGATAATGGTGGCGCGGCGGCGGATAATAACTCACAGACGATTGGCGCGTTGAGGCATAATTCAGGGATCTCTACCGATTGGACTCATGAAGAACAATCTTTATTGGAAGATTTGCTCCTCAA GTACGCGACAGAGCCGTCAGTTTTTCGATATGCCAAGATTGCGATGAAAATGAAAGATAAGACTGTTCGAGATGTTGCGCTGCGCTGTAGATGGATGACT aaaaaggaaaatggaAAGCGCAGGAAAGATGACCATTCGTCGaggaaaaaagataagaaa CAGGAGAAAACTACAGATTCTTCAGCCAAGTCCTCGTCTCATTTGAATGTTCATCCTAATGGTCCGTCGTATGCTCCGCCTATGTTGCCTGTAGATGCTGATGATGGTATTTCGTATAAAG CTATTGGTGGTTTGAGTGGAGATCTTCTCGAGCAAAATGCTCAATTGTTCAATCAAGTTTCATCAAATTTCTCAGCTTTCCAG CTACATGAGAATGTCAATCTCTTGAGCAAAGTTCGGGACAATATCCTCACAATCTTGAACGA CTTGAATGACATGCCAGAGGTTATGAAGCAGATGCCACCTCTTCCGGTGAAGGTGAACGAAGACCTGGCAAATTCGATCCTCCCTCGCCCATCCCATCCATCCCATCCATCCCAGCAAATGAAGCCATGA
- the LOC104744947 gene encoding uncharacterized protein LOC104744947 isoform X2: MAASANPSGNNQEGSSATQKVSTSSAAAAATTNGGAVNSVDNGGAAADNNSQTIGALRHNSGISTDWTHEEQSLLEDLLLKYATEPSVFRYAKIAMKMKDKTVRDVALRCRWMTKKENGKRRKDDHSSRKKDKKEKTTDSSAKSSSHLNVHPNGPSYAPPMLPVDADDGISYKAIGGLSGDLLEQNAQLFNQVSSNFSAFQLHENVNLLSKVRDNILTILNDLNDMPEVMKQMPPLPVKVNEDLANSILPRPSHPSHPSQQMKP, from the exons ATGGCGGCGAGCGCAAACCCGTCGGGGAACAATCAGGAAGGTTCTTCGGCGACGCAGAAGGTATCGACTTCTTCAGCAGCGGCGGCGGCGACGACGAATGGCGGTGCTGTAAATTCTGTCGATAATGGTGGCGCGGCGGCGGATAATAACTCACAGACGATTGGCGCGTTGAGGCATAATTCAGGGATCTCTACCGATTGGACTCATGAAGAACAATCTTTATTGGAAGATTTGCTCCTCAA GTACGCGACAGAGCCGTCAGTTTTTCGATATGCCAAGATTGCGATGAAAATGAAAGATAAGACTGTTCGAGATGTTGCGCTGCGCTGTAGATGGATGACT aaaaaggaaaatggaAAGCGCAGGAAAGATGACCATTCGTCGaggaaaaaagataagaaa GAGAAAACTACAGATTCTTCAGCCAAGTCCTCGTCTCATTTGAATGTTCATCCTAATGGTCCGTCGTATGCTCCGCCTATGTTGCCTGTAGATGCTGATGATGGTATTTCGTATAAAG CTATTGGTGGTTTGAGTGGAGATCTTCTCGAGCAAAATGCTCAATTGTTCAATCAAGTTTCATCAAATTTCTCAGCTTTCCAG CTACATGAGAATGTCAATCTCTTGAGCAAAGTTCGGGACAATATCCTCACAATCTTGAACGA CTTGAATGACATGCCAGAGGTTATGAAGCAGATGCCACCTCTTCCGGTGAAGGTGAACGAAGACCTGGCAAATTCGATCCTCCCTCGCCCATCCCATCCATCCCATCCATCCCAGCAAATGAAGCCATGA
- the LOC104744949 gene encoding cytochrome b561 and DOMON domain-containing protein At3g07570 — protein sequence MIPSLLSSLSLSFIFEIQRHRTKKKMKLNSVSIIILSLLLIALSTTIVNAQQARESCNSTLPLNDLTFNATLLQCVEAWTLQNYILRYARTVENTWSFILSAPDSSAFIGIGFSTNGQMIGSSAIVGWIPSDGGAGTVKQYLLGGKSPGEVNPDQGDLTIVDKSLKIESVSSRIYMSFQLTAELPRQSLLYAMGPAGFFPTSPDYRLREHRFVTTTTINYVTGSQSVVKGSPHSKLRKTHGLMNMFGWGIIVIIGAIVARHMKQWDPTWFYAHIALQTTGFLLGLTGVICGLVLENRLKANNVSTHKGLGITILVMGILQMLALLARPDKQSKYRKYWNWYHHNIGRIMIILAISNIFYGIHLAKAGSAWNGGYGFAVAVLALTAIGLEVRKFKNK from the exons atgatcccTTCATtactttcctctctctctctctctttcatctttgAGATCCAGAgacatagaacaaaaaaaaagatgaagctTAATTCTGTTTCCATCATCATCTTGAGCTTATTGTTAATTGCTCTCTCTACCACCATAGTTAATGCTCAACAAGCTAGAGAATCATGCAATTCAACTCTACCTCTCAACGACCTCACCTTCAACGCCACCCTCCTTCAATGCGTTGAAGCTTGGACTCTCCAAAACTACATCCTCCGA TATGCTAGAACGGTAGAGAACACATGGAGCTTCATCTTATCAGCTCCGGATTCAAGCGCCTTCATCGGGATCGGTTTCTCAACCAACGGTCAGATGATCGGAAGCAGCGCCATCGTCGGTTGGATACCTTCCGACGGAGGTGCCGGAACAGTGAAACAGTACTTGCTCGGAGGGAAATCACCAGGCGAGGTGAACCCCGACCAAGGAGATCTAACGATCGTCGACAAGTCGTTAAAGATCGAGTCAGTGTCATCACGTATATACATGAGTTTTCAATTGACGGCGGAGCTGCCGCGTCAGAGTCTACTTTACGCTATGGGACCTGCCGGATTCTTCCCAACTTCGCCTGACTATAGGTTGAGAGAGCATCGGTTCGTGACCACCACGACCATCAATTATGTTACAG GTTCGCAAAGTGTGGTTAAAGGTTCGCCACACTCTAAGCTAAGGAAGACACATGGGCTAATGAACATGTTCGGATGGGGAATAATAGTTATCATTGGCGCCATAGTGGCTCGACACATGAAGCAATGGGACCCCACTTGGTTCTATGCCCATATCGCTCTCCAAACCACTGGTTTTCTCCTCGGTTTAACTGGTGTCATTTGCGGTTTGGTTCTTGAAAACCGTCTCAAGGCCAATAATGTTTCCACGCACAAAGGACTTGGGATAACCATACTCGTCATGGGCATTCTCCAG ATGTTGGCATTGCTAGCTCGACCAGATAAGCAATCCAAGTACAGAAAATACTGGAACTGGTATCATCATAACATTGGAAGAATTATGATAATACTGGCTATCTCTAACATCTTCTATGGTATTCATTTGGCTAAAGCTGGTTCTGCTTGGAATGGCGGTTACGGTTTTGCCGTCGCTGTTTTGGCTTTGACGGCTATTGGTTTAGAAGTTAGAAAGTTTAAGaacaagtaa
- the LOC104744950 gene encoding uncharacterized protein LOC104744950, translating to MADSSSSTKRYTPPNQRKPSGNRRKGDRTSGQQNKDGERNQPLATVPQIEVKPPKIIPLKDCSTSEASQLLSQRWAAAMHEYNDPTVDLSERPIMYYEGSVWGKLPHQILAAANNTLPPRKMSPTDYMTEVRRGLLMPKSSSSNN from the exons ATGGCAGATTCGAGCTCCAGTACGAAACGATACACTCCCCCAAATCAAAG GAAGCCTTCTGGGAATCGCCGCAAGGGAG ATCGAACAAGTGGCCAACAGAACAAGGATGGTGAGCGAAATCAGCCTCTTGCTACTGTTCCTCAGATAGAAGTCAAACCCCCGAAGATAATACCACTAAAGGACTGCTCTACGAGTGAAGCTTCTCAGCTTTTGAGCCAAC GATGGGCAGCTGCAATGCATGAATACAATGACCCGACTGTGGATCTATCTG AGCGACCAATCATGTACTATGAAGGAAGTGTTTGGGGTAAACTACCTCACCAG ATCCTGGCTGCAGCAAACAACACATTGCCTCCTCGAAAGATGTCGCCAACGGATTACATGACTGAAGTGCGCCGAGGATTGCTGATGCCAAAATCGTCAAGTTCCAACAATTGA